In Oryza sativa Japonica Group chromosome 2, ASM3414082v1, the following are encoded in one genomic region:
- the LOC4329438 gene encoding ubiquitin-like modifier-activating enzyme 5: MDEEQLRALLRDLDALKQRPDPAAIDRMRERVAGMVTPAAAARSKIKDMSSEVVDSNPYSRLMALQRMGIVDNYERIRDYSIAIVGIGGVGSVAAEMLTRCGIGRLLLYDYDTVELANMNRLFFRPDQVGMTKTDAAVQTLSGINPDVTLESYSLNITTVKGFETFLGSLKARSSDGRNTGVDLVLSCVDNYEARMVVNQACNELGQTWMESGVSEDAVSGHIQLLVPGETACFACAPPLVVASGVDERTLKREGVCAASLPTTMGVVAGLLVQNALKYLLKFGQVSPYLGYNSLKDYFPTMEMKPNPQCSNPACVQRQKEYMQSKPARDAAAKAKMEAEASAADECPVHLDNDWNISVVDDSDTVTPSILSTGADSLPEGLVRELPTADSYQEPVAPVTSGAIDDDLEELQRQLDALNSS; the protein is encoded by the exons ATGGACGAGGAGCAGCTGCGCGCGCTGCTCCGCGACCTGGACGCGCTCAAGCAGCGCCCCGACCCCGCCGCCATCGATCGG ATGCGAGAGCGCGTGGCGGGAATGGTGACCCCGGCCGCCGCTGCACGGTCCAAGATCAAG GATATGAGCTCGGAGGTGGTGGACAGCAATCCCTACAGCAGGCTCATGGCGCTGCAGCGTATGGGGATCGTGGACAACTACGAGCGCATCCGTGATTACTCCATCGCCATCGTT GGTATAGGTGGCGTTGGTAGTGTTGCTGCTGAGATGCTCACTAGATGTGGCATTGGTCGCCTTTTGTTGTATGACTATGATACAGTTGAACTGGCCAACATGAATAGGTTGTTCTTTCGCCCAGACCAG GTTGGAATGACCAAGACAGATGCTGCTGTGCAGACACTATCTGGAATAAATCCTGATGTTACGTTGGAG AGCTATTCATTAAATATTACTACAGTGAAAGGATTTGAAACATTTTTAGGAAGTCTCAAAGCCAGAAGCTCTGATGGGCGTAACACTGGAGTTGATCTTGTTTTGAGCTGCGTTGATAACTATGAAGCTCGTATGGTTGTAAACCAG GCATGCAATGAACTTGGCCAGACATGGATGGAGTCTG GTGTCTCAGAAGATGCTGTTTCTGGTCATATACAGTTGCTGGTTCCTGGTGAAACAGCATGTTTTGCATGTGCTCCTCCATTg GTTGTTGCATCCGGAGTGGATGAGCGCACATTAAAGCGGGAAGGTGTTTGTGCTGCCTCTTTACCAACTACAATG GGTGTTGTTGCTGGTCTCCTTGTCCAGAATGCTCTGAAATATTTGTTGAAGTTTGGACAAGTTTCCCCTTACTTG GGATATAATTCACTTAAGGATTATTTCCCAACAATGGAAATGAAACCAAATCCACAGTGTTCAAATCCAGCATGTGTTCAGAGACAG AAAGAATATATGCAGTCAAAACCTGCTAGAGATGCAGCAGCAAAAGCTAAGATGGAAGCTGAAGCATCAGCAGCAGATGAATGTCCGGTCCATCTAGATAATGATTGGAATATTAG TGTTGTCGATGACAGTGACACAGTGACACCAAGCATTCTAAGCACTGGAGCTG ATAGCCTCCCAGAAGGCCTTGTCCGCGAACTCCCAACTGCAGATTCCTACCAAGAACCAGTTGCTCCAGTTACATCCGGGGCTATTGATGACGACCTTGAGGAGCTTCAGCGCCAGCTTGATGCCCTAAACTCGTCTTAA